One window of the Primulina eburnea isolate SZY01 chromosome 18, ASM2296580v1, whole genome shotgun sequence genome contains the following:
- the LOC140820111 gene encoding U-box domain-containing protein 29-like, translating into MGKQRRMANELYLTVPSLYRCPISMDVMRSPVSLCTGVTYDRSSIERWLALGHNTCPATMQTLPSTSTTPNLTLRRLIQLWISQAEAARKSRIEVSKQVASDIISGADKFDSDSLEMVIECVKDSEDNLKLVAQSRGFVVRMVDALAKSSDIRISELIVEVLDSISQENAVKELLNELIIENVDDTDCLSSFISILRKGTVESKIKTAKILEFLAAYPESRRRIEEKQGLLHELYNFSSAETDVPAVEAGLSSLLAISTTRPVKKELIRLGIVGTVGKILSGDEHAVRAVTEKALGVLETIATCTEGRVAIWADERCVVGIVRSLMKCSGAATEHGVTVLWGLCCLVRDCTSAETVLKVNGLTKVLLVMQSDCTLNTRKMCGDLVKVLMGKQGKSTLAPYETRTTHITPY; encoded by the coding sequence ATGGGGAAACAGAGGAGAATGGCCAACGAGTTGTACCTTACGGTTCCCAGCTTGTACCGCTGCCCGATCTCCATGGACGTGATGAGGTCGCCGGTGAGCCTCTGTACCGGCGTCACCTACGACCGCAGCTCCATCGAGCGGTGGCTGGCCCTCGGCCACAACACGTGCCCCGCCACCATGCAGACCCTCCCCTCCACCAGCACCACCCCCAATCTCACCCTCCGCCGCCTCATCCAACTCTGGATATCTCAAGCTGAAGCCGCTCGCAAGTCGCGGATCGAGGTCTCGAAGCAGGTGGCGTCCGATATCATCAGCGGCGCCGATAAATTTGACTCCGATTCACTGGAGATGGTTATCGAATGTGTGAAGGATTCCGAGGATAATCTCAAGCTCGTCGCGCAATCGCGGGGTTTTGTTGTGAGAATGGTTGATGCTTTGGCGAAGTCGAGCGATATCCGGATTTCTGAGCTGATTGTCGAGGTTTTGGATTCGATTTCTCAGGAGAATGCAGTGAAGGAGCTGTTGAATGAGCTGATTATCGAAAATGTTGATGATACAGACTGCTTATCGTCATTCATTTCGATTTTACGGAAAGGAACCGTCGAATCGAAGATCAAAACCGCGAAAATCTTGGAATTCCTCGCGGCGTATCCCGAATCCCGCCGCAGAATCGAAGAAAAGCAGGGATTACTTCACGAATTGTACAATTTTTCCAGCGCGGAGACGGACGTGCCCGCAGTAGAAGCCGGTCTATCGTCTCTCCTCGCGATTTCCACCACCAGGCCGGTGAAAAAGGAGCTGATCCGGCTGGGCATAGTCGGAACCGTAGGGAAGATACTCTCCGGCGACGAACACGCGGTTCGTGCAGTCACCGAGAAGGCTTTAGGGGTATTAGAGACGATCGCCACGTGTACCGAAGGGAGAGTCGCGATCTGGGCTGACGAGAGATGTGTGGTGGGGATAGTCCGGAGCCTGATGAAGTGCTCCGGCGCGGCGACGGAGCACGGCGTCACGGTGCTCTGGGGCCTGTGCTGCTTGGTTAGGGATTGCACCTCGGCGGAGACGGTGCTTAAAGTCAACGGGTTGACTAAGGTACTACTGGTGATGCAGAGCGATTGTACCCTGAACACGAGGAAGATGTGTGGCGACTTGGTCAAAGTTTTGATGGGAAAACAAGGGAAGTCGACTTTGGCTCCCTACGAGACTCGAACGACTCACATTACGCCTTATTAA